The genomic stretch GACAAAACGGACATCAATTACGTATTGGTTCGCACTAAGGGGGAAGTGCCTCAAACGCCCACACGTTTTAAACAAGAGGCTAATATCTTCAATTACCTAGTGGTCCATTCTGTCCTACAATCTATAAATGCAGTTATTTGCCTTTTTGCCCCAAAGGGAACCAAAACAGGTATTCCCGGTTTGATTTTTTCTTTTAGTGCATCAGGGATTAAGTAGCTGAAAGTTCTTGCGCCCAACCCCGGTACATCAACAAGAGTTTGGGCATATTTATATAATACGCCCAAACTTTTATTTTTTTCAGTATCTAGTTGTTCTTTGACAGTGTTATTCATCTTCAGCCGGAGTTAGAAGTTCTTGCATTGCCTCATCTATTGCGTCTTTTAGAAGTTCAATATTTTCAGGAGAAACCGTAACCCCTTTTTTTGTAGGATTCCAATTCAAACCGTCATCTGTTGTGTAATATATTCTCAGATCCAGATAGCTTTTACCTTTATAAGAATTGATAGCAATTTGAAGCTGTTCTGTTGCACTTCTTGGTATAGTTGCAAGAAT from Candidatus Gastranaerophilales bacterium encodes the following:
- a CDS encoding transcriptional coactivator p15/PC4 family protein, encoding MTQKDEPKILATIPRSATEQLQIAINSYKGKSYLDLRIYYTTDDGLNWNPTKKGVTVSPENIELLKDAIDEAMQELLTPAEDE